One Pseudoalteromonas undina genomic region harbors:
- the betA gene encoding choline dehydrogenase, whose product MNHSFDYIIVGAGSAGCVLANRLSEDSSNKVLLLETGGSDKSIFIKMPTALSIPMNTDKFAWQFHTQPEPHLDNREMHCPRGKVLGGSSSINGMVYVRGHAKDFDEWQQHGANGWDYQACLPYFKKAESFYLGENTHRGGKGPLGVNNGNNMENPLYTAFIEAGAEAGYSTTNDYNSAQQEGFGPMHMTVKNGVRSSASREYLDPIKHRSNLTIVTGALAQRVILDGKKATGVEYKLNGAVKTAQASKEVILSAGSIGSPHLLQLSGIGDKQALENAGVEVKHHLPGVGQNLQDHLEFYFQYKCNQPITLNGKLGLFSKGLIGAKWLLTRKGLGSTNHFESCAFIRSKPGVEWPDIQYHFLPAAMRYDGRSAFAGHGFQVHVGHNKPKSRGSVTIASADPTQPPKIVFNYLEHQDDIEGFRACVRLTREIIEQPAFDNFRGEEIQPGQQVQTDEQIDAFVRQAVESAYHPSCSCKMGEDAMAVVNSNTQVHGMQSLRVVDSSIFPTIPNGNLNAPTIMVAEKAADIILGNKPLAHTGVDVVNATDWQTTQRNKTL is encoded by the coding sequence ATGAACCACTCTTTTGATTATATTATTGTAGGCGCGGGCTCAGCTGGATGTGTGTTAGCAAATCGCTTGTCTGAAGATTCAAGTAACAAGGTATTGTTACTTGAAACCGGCGGCAGCGATAAAAGCATCTTTATAAAAATGCCTACCGCATTGTCTATTCCAATGAATACCGATAAGTTTGCGTGGCAATTTCATACGCAACCAGAGCCACACTTAGATAACCGTGAAATGCATTGCCCTCGCGGTAAAGTCCTTGGCGGCTCATCTTCGATTAATGGCATGGTGTATGTACGTGGCCATGCTAAAGATTTTGACGAATGGCAACAACACGGCGCTAACGGCTGGGATTACCAAGCGTGTTTACCGTATTTTAAAAAGGCAGAAAGCTTTTACCTAGGTGAAAATACTCATCGTGGTGGTAAAGGACCGCTAGGTGTTAATAACGGCAATAACATGGAAAACCCGTTATACACTGCATTTATTGAAGCGGGTGCAGAGGCTGGTTACTCAACCACAAATGACTACAATAGTGCTCAACAAGAAGGCTTTGGCCCTATGCACATGACTGTTAAAAACGGTGTGCGTAGCTCTGCTTCTCGCGAGTACTTAGACCCAATTAAGCATCGTAGCAACTTAACAATCGTTACCGGTGCACTTGCTCAGCGCGTTATTTTAGACGGTAAAAAAGCAACTGGTGTTGAATACAAACTCAATGGCGCAGTTAAAACAGCGCAAGCAAGTAAAGAGGTTATTTTAAGTGCGGGCTCTATCGGATCACCTCACCTGTTACAATTGTCAGGTATTGGTGATAAGCAAGCACTTGAAAATGCAGGTGTTGAAGTAAAGCATCACTTACCAGGTGTAGGTCAAAACTTGCAAGATCATTTAGAGTTTTACTTTCAATATAAATGTAATCAACCCATTACCTTAAACGGTAAATTAGGTTTATTTTCTAAAGGCTTGATTGGTGCAAAATGGCTGCTTACCCGTAAAGGTTTAGGTTCAACTAATCACTTTGAATCATGTGCGTTTATTCGCTCAAAGCCAGGTGTTGAATGGCCAGATATTCAGTATCACTTTTTACCGGCAGCAATGCGTTACGATGGACGCAGTGCTTTTGCAGGGCATGGTTTTCAAGTGCATGTAGGTCATAACAAGCCTAAGAGCCGAGGCAGTGTCACTATTGCATCAGCTGATCCAACACAGCCACCTAAAATTGTATTTAACTACCTAGAGCATCAAGATGATATTGAAGGCTTTAGAGCGTGCGTACGATTGACGCGTGAAATCATTGAACAACCTGCCTTTGACAATTTCCGTGGTGAAGAAATTCAACCAGGGCAACAAGTTCAAACTGATGAGCAAATTGATGCCTTTGTACGCCAAGCAGTAGAAAGTGCTTACCACCCCTCTTGCTCTTGTAAAATGGGTGAAGACGCCATGGCGGTGGTTAATTCAAACACTCAAGTGCATGGCATGCAAAGCTTGCGTGTGGTTGACTCGTCAATTTTTCCAACAATACCTAACGGTAATTTAAATG